Proteins co-encoded in one Acidovorax sp. 69 genomic window:
- a CDS encoding DUF1566 domain-containing protein encodes MKMLLQLISPLFVALFAGPVQAADSQVAADWSLSADGAYVLDQRAGLAWPRCVEGMQWNGKTCTGQPLLLDRAEATALASDRWKAEGVGWRIPRAAELQRLVDKSLSPSGLNPILFPAAPGQWHWSSTANVSAPSTNQYTYGNIAQGRAGDGARQAALINGWAVNLSSGEARGDAARASKLPVRLVRPQPVGAGK; translated from the coding sequence ATGAAAATGTTGTTGCAGCTCATCTCCCCGCTGTTTGTTGCCCTGTTTGCCGGGCCTGTGCAGGCCGCCGATTCGCAGGTGGCAGCCGACTGGTCCCTGTCAGCGGATGGCGCCTACGTGCTGGACCAGCGCGCCGGCCTCGCCTGGCCACGCTGTGTGGAGGGCATGCAATGGAACGGCAAAACCTGTACTGGCCAGCCCCTGCTGCTGGACCGCGCCGAAGCCACCGCGCTGGCCTCAGACCGTTGGAAGGCCGAGGGCGTGGGCTGGCGCATTCCCCGTGCGGCCGAGCTGCAGCGGCTGGTGGACAAGTCGCTGTCACCATCAGGCCTCAACCCCATCCTGTTCCCGGCTGCGCCGGGCCAGTGGCACTGGTCGTCCACCGCCAACGTCAGCGCACCCAGCACCAACCAGTACACCTACGGCAACATCGCCCAGGGCCGCGCGGGCGATGGCGCGCGCCAGGCTGCCCTCATCAACGGCTGGGCGGTCAACCTCTCCAGCGGCGAGGCGCGGGGCGATGCCGCGCGGGCCAGCAAGCTGCCTGTGCGGCTGGTGCGGCCGCAGCCGGTGGGGGCGGGCAAGTAG
- a CDS encoding LysR substrate-binding domain-containing protein, which yields MSSTIQPAELGFFSALAASPSLSAAGREMGVSTAAVSKHLAQMEKRLGVVLINRTTRRMSLTPEGELLLEHARRILREIDALDELIVQSKASPKGLLRVNATLGFGRMHIAPVISDFVRQYPEVDVQLQLSVHPPPITDDAYDVCVRFGEPPDGRVIARRMAPNRRVLCAAPVYLEQHGRPRVPRDLMEHQCIGIRQGDEAYGLWRLTTGRGSKAHTESIKITGNLTTNDGEIAVLWALQGHGIVMRAEWDVNRHLAQGLLEPVLPQYHTPAADIYAVYPQRHQFSTRVQAFVGFLSDALAASGMLAGVGIGARVDKRRAVRVS from the coding sequence ATGAGCTCCACCATCCAGCCCGCAGAACTGGGCTTCTTCTCGGCACTGGCGGCCAGCCCCAGCCTGAGCGCCGCCGGGCGCGAAATGGGCGTCTCCACCGCCGCCGTGAGCAAGCACCTTGCGCAGATGGAAAAGCGCCTGGGTGTGGTGCTCATCAACCGCACCACCCGGCGCATGAGCCTCACGCCCGAGGGCGAGCTGCTGCTGGAGCACGCGCGCCGCATCCTGCGCGAGATCGATGCGCTGGATGAACTCATCGTGCAGTCCAAGGCCAGCCCCAAGGGCCTGCTGCGCGTGAACGCCACCCTGGGCTTTGGCCGCATGCACATTGCCCCCGTGATCTCGGACTTTGTGCGCCAGTACCCCGAGGTGGATGTGCAGCTGCAGTTGTCGGTGCACCCACCACCGATCACCGACGATGCCTACGACGTGTGTGTGCGTTTTGGCGAGCCGCCCGATGGCCGCGTGATTGCCCGCCGCATGGCACCCAACCGGCGCGTGCTGTGTGCAGCACCTGTTTACCTGGAGCAGCACGGCAGGCCCCGCGTGCCGCGCGACCTGATGGAGCACCAGTGCATCGGCATCCGCCAGGGCGACGAGGCCTATGGCCTGTGGCGCCTGACCACCGGGCGTGGCAGCAAGGCGCACACCGAGTCGATCAAGATCACCGGCAACCTCACCACCAACGACGGCGAGATTGCCGTGCTGTGGGCGCTGCAGGGCCATGGCATCGTGATGCGCGCCGAGTGGGACGTGAACCGCCACCTTGCCCAGGGCCTGCTGGAGCCCGTGCTGCCGCAATACCACACACCTGCGGCTGACATCTATGCGGTGTACCCGCAGCGGCACCAGTTCTCCACCCGGGTGCAGGCCTTTGTGGGCTTTCTGTCCGATGCGCTGGCTGCATCAGGCATGCTGGCGGGGGTGGGTATCGGTGCCCGTGTGGACAAGAGGCGGGCCGTGCGGGTTTCTTGA
- a CDS encoding tartrate dehydrogenase — MKTYQIATIPGDGIGKEVIPAGQRVLEALAARHTGLQFQFENFGWGGDWYRAHGVMMPADGLNALRSKDAILFGSAGDPDIPDHITLWGLRLKICQGFDQYANVRPTRILPGIDAPLKRCTPKDLDWVIVRENSEGEYSGVGGRVHQGHPIEAATDVSIMTRVGVERILRYAFRLAQSRPRKLLTVITKSNAQRHAMVMWDEIAAQVATEFPDVKWDKELVDAATARMVNRPATLDTIVATNLHADILSDLAAALAGSLGIAPTGNIDPERRYPSMFEPIHGSAFDIMGKGLANPIGTFWSVVMLLEHLGEVDAARAVMQAIEQVTAHPALHTRDLGGTATTAQVTDAVCALVGSTPLQKAA; from the coding sequence ATGAAAACTTACCAAATCGCCACCATCCCCGGAGACGGCATCGGCAAGGAAGTGATTCCCGCCGGCCAGCGCGTGCTCGAAGCCCTGGCCGCGCGCCACACGGGCTTGCAATTCCAGTTCGAGAATTTCGGCTGGGGCGGCGACTGGTACCGAGCCCACGGCGTGATGATGCCGGCCGATGGCCTGAACGCCCTGCGCAGCAAGGACGCCATCCTGTTCGGCTCGGCGGGCGACCCGGACATCCCCGACCACATCACGCTGTGGGGCCTGCGCCTCAAGATCTGCCAGGGGTTCGATCAGTACGCCAACGTGCGGCCCACGCGCATCCTGCCGGGCATTGATGCGCCCCTGAAGCGCTGCACACCCAAGGACTTGGACTGGGTCATCGTGCGCGAGAACTCCGAGGGCGAATACTCGGGCGTGGGCGGCCGCGTGCACCAGGGCCACCCCATCGAGGCGGCGACTGATGTGTCCATCATGACCCGCGTGGGTGTGGAGCGCATCCTGCGCTACGCCTTCCGCCTGGCCCAATCCCGCCCCCGCAAGTTGCTCACCGTCATCACCAAGAGCAATGCACAGCGCCACGCCATGGTGATGTGGGACGAGATTGCCGCGCAGGTGGCCACCGAGTTCCCCGACGTGAAGTGGGACAAGGAGCTGGTGGACGCTGCCACGGCCCGCATGGTCAACCGCCCCGCCACGCTCGACACCATCGTCGCCACCAACCTGCATGCCGACATCCTCAGCGACCTGGCCGCCGCACTGGCCGGCAGCCTGGGCATTGCCCCCACCGGCAACATCGACCCCGAGCGCCGCTACCCCAGCATGTTCGAGCCTATCCACGGCTCGGCGTTCGACATCATGGGCAAGGGCCTGGCCAACCCCATCGGCACCTTTTGGTCGGTGGTGATGCTGCTGGAGCACCTGGGCGAGGTAGATGCCGCCCGCGCCGTGATGCAGGCCATCGAACAAGTCACCGCCCACCCCGCACTGCACACCCGCGACCTGGGAGGCACAGCCACCACGGCGCAGGTGACCGACGCCGTGTGCGCACTGGTGGGTAGCACGCCGCTGCAGAAGGCCGCCTGA
- a CDS encoding glycerate kinase translates to MSTHIDTQARHWLRSMFDAAIASAQPAVCLPPHLPAPPRGRTVVIGAGKASAQMAQVLEAHWPMPLTGVVVTRYGHAAACQHVRVLEAAHPVPDAAGLAAAQHMLAAVDGLTADDLVIGLWSGGGSALLPLPLPGITLADKQALNQALLRSGASIGEMNCVRRHLSAIKGGRLALACSPARVVNLVMSDVPGDDPLDVASGPTVADPTTRAQALAILQRYRIALQPAVLAALDTAASESIKPGDTRLGPITTHVIATPDLALQAAAQVARQAGIEPTLLGDALEGEARDMGTVLAGVARYAAKAPSPRHRVLLSGGESTVTLRAPAPGQPMPTPGRGGRNVECLLSLALSLKGLPGVYALAGDTDGIDGLEPVAGAIATPDTLERAAALGQHATAALDAHDAHTFFGALGDAVVTGPTGTNVNDFRAILIAATG, encoded by the coding sequence ATGAGCACGCACATCGACACCCAGGCCCGCCACTGGCTGCGCAGCATGTTCGATGCCGCCATCGCATCCGCGCAGCCTGCGGTATGCCTGCCGCCGCACCTGCCTGCCCCGCCCCGGGGCCGCACGGTGGTGATCGGCGCAGGCAAGGCATCGGCCCAAATGGCGCAGGTGCTGGAGGCCCACTGGCCCATGCCGCTCACTGGCGTGGTGGTCACACGCTACGGGCATGCGGCCGCCTGCCAGCACGTCCGCGTGCTGGAGGCCGCCCACCCCGTGCCCGATGCGGCGGGCCTGGCTGCCGCCCAGCACATGCTGGCTGCAGTGGACGGGCTCACTGCGGACGATCTGGTGATCGGCCTGTGGTCGGGCGGCGGCTCGGCGCTGCTGCCCTTGCCGCTGCCGGGCATCACGCTGGCTGACAAGCAGGCGCTCAACCAGGCCCTGCTGCGCAGCGGCGCCAGCATTGGCGAGATGAACTGTGTGCGGCGCCACCTCTCGGCCATCAAGGGCGGGCGGCTGGCCCTGGCCTGCAGCCCCGCCCGCGTGGTCAACCTGGTGATGTCCGACGTGCCGGGCGACGACCCGCTGGACGTGGCCTCGGGCCCCACCGTGGCCGACCCGACCACCCGTGCACAGGCTCTGGCCATCTTGCAGCGCTACCGCATTGCGCTGCAGCCCGCCGTACTGGCTGCGCTGGACACTGCCGCCAGCGAAAGCATCAAGCCCGGCGACACCCGGCTGGGCCCCATCACTACCCACGTCATTGCTACGCCCGACCTGGCCCTGCAGGCAGCAGCCCAGGTGGCGCGCCAGGCGGGCATCGAGCCCACGCTGCTCGGCGATGCACTGGAGGGCGAAGCCCGCGACATGGGCACCGTGCTGGCCGGTGTCGCCCGCTACGCCGCCAAGGCCCCGTCACCACGGCACCGCGTGCTGCTGAGTGGCGGCGAAAGCACTGTCACCCTGCGTGCACCGGCCCCAGGGCAACCCATGCCAACCCCGGGGCGCGGCGGGCGCAATGTGGAATGCCTGCTGTCCCTGGCCCTGTCGCTCAAGGGCTTGCCCGGCGTGTACGCATTGGCCGGGGATACCGACGGTATCGATGGCCTGGAGCCCGTGGCAGGCGCCATCGCCACGCCCGACACGCTGGAGCGCGCCGCTGCACTGGGCCAACACGCCACCGCCGCGCTGGACGCGCACGACGCCCACACCTTTTTTGGCGCGCTGGGCGACGCCGTGGTCACCGGGCCCACGGGCACCAACGTCAACGACTTCCGCGCGATCCTGATCGCAGCCACGGGCTGA
- a CDS encoding tripartite tricarboxylate transporter substrate binding protein: MTRIATPHHPPSTPPTTPSTRRHHLLALAALAGAACALPSAPAHAQAWPAKPVTIVVPFAAGGTTDVLARALGEKLGTALGQPVIVENRGGAGATIGADYVAKAPADGYTLLMGAVHHTIATSVYKKLNYDFQKSFAPITTVALVPNVLAVSAATPAKDVRELVALIKATPNKFSYGSNGAGTAQHLIGTQFAASIGQPLLHVPYKGSGPLTTDLLGGQVSMSFDTVTPVLPHIKAGKLRALAVTTAKRSSTLPDVPTLQESGFAGFDIGTWFGVLAPARTPADVVARLNTEMVKVIQSPDFQKRMQDIGAEPIGNTPAQMAEQIAADTARFAKLVADNKITTD, translated from the coding sequence ATGACACGCATTGCGACCCCGCACCACCCACCGTCAACGCCGCCCACAACGCCCTCCACGCGCCGCCACCACCTGCTGGCGCTGGCAGCCCTGGCTGGCGCTGCCTGTGCCCTACCCAGCGCGCCGGCCCACGCGCAGGCCTGGCCGGCCAAGCCCGTCACCATCGTCGTGCCCTTTGCAGCGGGCGGCACCACCGATGTGCTGGCACGTGCGCTGGGCGAAAAACTGGGCACGGCCCTGGGCCAGCCCGTGATCGTGGAAAACCGGGGCGGCGCGGGCGCCACCATCGGGGCCGACTACGTGGCCAAGGCTCCTGCCGACGGCTACACGCTGTTGATGGGCGCGGTGCACCATACCATTGCCACCAGCGTGTACAAAAAGCTCAACTACGACTTTCAAAAGAGTTTTGCACCCATCACCACCGTGGCGCTGGTGCCCAACGTGCTGGCCGTGAGTGCGGCCACGCCCGCCAAGGACGTGAGGGAGCTGGTGGCGCTGATCAAGGCCACGCCCAACAAGTTCTCCTACGGCTCCAACGGCGCGGGCACAGCGCAGCACCTGATCGGCACGCAGTTCGCCGCGTCCATCGGCCAGCCCTTGCTGCATGTGCCCTACAAGGGCAGCGGCCCGCTTACCACCGACCTGCTGGGCGGGCAGGTGTCGATGTCGTTCGACACCGTCACCCCGGTGCTGCCGCACATTAAGGCGGGCAAACTGCGCGCCCTGGCGGTCACCACGGCCAAGCGCTCGTCCACCCTGCCCGACGTGCCCACGCTGCAAGAAAGCGGCTTTGCGGGCTTTGACATCGGCACCTGGTTTGGTGTGCTGGCCCCCGCCCGCACACCCGCCGATGTGGTGGCACGGCTGAACACCGAAATGGTCAAGGTCATCCAGTCGCCGGACTTTCAAAAACGCATGCAGGACATTGGCGCCGAACCCATCGGCAACACCCCCGCGCAGATGGCCGAGCAGATTGCGGCCGACACCGCACGGTTTGCCAAGCTGGTGGCCGACAACAAGATCACCACCGACTGA
- a CDS encoding N-acetyltransferase — protein MTDTAAPVANTAPAALVRALEERAFNAWPAHQTVFHRGWVFRLSGGYTKRANSVNALVPGAPFDGVREAAAALYARHGLPAVFRISPLAPDEADQELADAGYQHFDPSLVLHRPLVQGSVPRPDGSTVVSTSPSPAWLEGFAAANGVAPHHRNLHRSILDAIAHPVGYALQHNAQGHAVGFGLAVLERGAVGLYDLAVAPEHRGSGRGRALVQALLHWGTEAGATSAYLQVRAQNTPALRLYESMGFKTAYGYHYRVPG, from the coding sequence ATGACCGATACCGCCGCCCCCGTTGCCAACACCGCACCCGCTGCCCTCGTCCGCGCGCTGGAAGAGCGCGCCTTCAACGCCTGGCCCGCGCACCAGACGGTGTTTCACCGGGGCTGGGTGTTCCGGCTGTCGGGCGGGTACACCAAGCGTGCCAACTCGGTCAACGCGCTGGTGCCCGGCGCGCCGTTTGACGGCGTGCGCGAGGCGGCGGCGGCGCTGTATGCGCGGCATGGTTTGCCCGCCGTGTTCCGCATCTCCCCCCTGGCCCCGGACGAGGCCGACCAAGAGCTGGCGGACGCGGGCTACCAGCACTTCGACCCCTCGCTGGTCCTGCACCGGCCGCTGGTGCAGGGCTCGGTGCCCCGGCCCGACGGCAGCACCGTGGTCAGCACTTCGCCTTCACCTGCATGGCTGGAAGGTTTTGCGGCGGCCAACGGCGTGGCGCCGCACCACCGCAACCTGCACCGCAGCATCCTCGACGCGATCGCCCACCCGGTGGGCTATGCGCTGCAACACAACGCCCAGGGCCATGCCGTGGGCTTTGGCCTGGCGGTGCTGGAGCGCGGCGCCGTGGGCCTGTACGACCTGGCCGTGGCGCCCGAACACCGGGGCAGCGGGCGCGGGCGCGCGCTGGTGCAGGCCCTGCTGCACTGGGGGACCGAGGCCGGGGCGACCAGCGCCTATCTGCAGGTGCGCGCGCAGAACACGCCTGCGCTGCGGCTGTATGAATCGATGGGGTTCAAGACGGCCTATGGCTACCACTACCGGGTGCCGGGCTGA
- a CDS encoding methionine ABC transporter permease, translating into MFDHFTPAMLDLFASSLWETLIMVGISGIVGGLIGVPLGVFLRLTDDGGVLENGPLNKLVGWLVNAVRSTPFIILLVAIIPFTRLITGSSIGTAAAVVPLTIAAAPFVARLVESALREVDHGLVEAAQAMGATTSQIVWKVLLPEALPGIVAGLTITFVSLTGYSAMAGAIGGGGLGDLGIRYGYQRFLPEIMLAVVLVLIFFVQAVQSLGDWAVRKLGHR; encoded by the coding sequence ATGTTCGATCATTTCACTCCGGCCATGCTGGACCTCTTTGCCTCGTCGCTGTGGGAGACGCTCATCATGGTGGGCATTTCCGGCATCGTCGGGGGCCTTATCGGCGTGCCACTGGGCGTGTTTTTGCGCCTCACGGACGATGGTGGCGTGCTGGAAAACGGGCCGCTGAACAAGCTGGTGGGCTGGCTGGTGAATGCCGTGCGTTCCACGCCGTTCATCATCTTGCTGGTCGCCATCATTCCGTTCACGCGCCTCATCACGGGCTCGTCCATCGGCACGGCGGCCGCCGTGGTGCCGCTGACCATTGCCGCCGCGCCCTTTGTGGCCCGGCTGGTTGAATCGGCCTTGCGCGAAGTGGACCATGGCCTGGTGGAAGCCGCCCAGGCCATGGGCGCCACCACCAGCCAGATCGTGTGGAAGGTCCTGCTGCCCGAGGCGCTGCCCGGCATCGTGGCGGGCCTGACCATCACCTTCGTGAGCCTCACGGGCTACTCGGCCATGGCCGGTGCCATTGGTGGCGGCGGCCTGGGCGACCTGGGCATCCGCTACGGTTACCAGCGCTTTTTGCCAGAGATCATGCTGGCCGTGGTGCTGGTGCTGATCTTCTTTGTGCAGGCCGTGCAAAGCCTGGGCGACTGGGCGGTGCGCAAGCTCGGCCACCGCTAG
- a CDS encoding methionine ABC transporter ATP-binding protein produces MIDLRGITQTYQGPQGPVEALRGIDLHIAPGEVFGIIGKSGAGKSSLVRVINLLNRPTTGQVIVGGRDLTQLNDAQLREARRDIGMVFQHFNLLSSRTVFDNAALPLELAGMDKAAIRERVNPLLELVGLSALADRYPAQISGGQKQRVGIARALASRPKVLLSDEATSALDPETTRSILDLLRQVNRELGLTVVLITHQMQVIKQVADRVAVIEAGRIVEQGRVLDVFTRPQQAITKSLIDEILPQELPPSVLDHVRKLTGQLAATAPGHAGRLLRLSYSGDSAYQPILSQLIRQFGVDMSILHGQVDEIQDETFGSLAVYASGEPGHLRGAVEHLRAGGVAVEEVTIEI; encoded by the coding sequence ATGATCGACTTACGGGGTATTACCCAAACCTACCAGGGCCCACAAGGTCCGGTCGAGGCCCTGCGCGGCATCGACCTTCACATCGCGCCGGGCGAAGTGTTCGGCATCATCGGCAAGAGCGGCGCGGGAAAAAGCTCGCTGGTGCGCGTGATCAATCTGCTGAACCGGCCCACCACGGGCCAGGTCATCGTGGGTGGGCGCGACCTGACCCAGCTCAACGACGCACAACTGCGCGAGGCCCGCCGCGACATTGGCATGGTGTTCCAGCACTTCAACCTGCTGTCGTCGCGCACGGTGTTCGACAACGCTGCACTGCCACTGGAGCTGGCGGGCATGGACAAGGCAGCCATTCGCGAGCGCGTGAACCCGCTGCTGGAGCTGGTGGGCCTGTCGGCACTGGCAGACCGCTACCCGGCGCAGATCAGCGGCGGTCAAAAGCAGCGCGTGGGCATTGCGCGTGCGCTGGCCAGCCGCCCCAAGGTGCTGCTGTCTGACGAAGCGACCTCGGCGCTCGACCCGGAGACCACCCGCTCCATCCTCGACCTGCTGCGCCAGGTGAACCGCGAGCTGGGCCTGACGGTGGTGCTCATCACCCACCAGATGCAGGTCATCAAACAGGTGGCCGACCGCGTGGCGGTGATCGAGGCCGGGCGCATTGTGGAGCAGGGCCGTGTGCTCGACGTGTTCACGCGGCCGCAGCAGGCCATCACCAAGAGCCTGATCGACGAAATTCTGCCGCAAGAGCTGCCCCCGAGTGTGCTCGACCACGTGCGCAAGCTGACTGGTCAGCTGGCGGCCACGGCCCCCGGCCACGCCGGCCGGTTGTTGCGCCTGTCTTACTCTGGCGACAGCGCCTACCAGCCCATCTTGTCGCAGCTGATCCGCCAGTTTGGGGTGGACATGAGCATCCTGCACGGCCAGGTGGACGAGATCCAGGACGAAACCTTCGGCTCGCTGGCGGTCTATGCCAGCGGTGAACCCGGCCACCTGCGCGGTGCCGTGGAGCATCTGCGCGCAGGCGGCGTGGCCGTCGAAGAAGTCACCATTGAAATCTGA
- a CDS encoding ABC transporter substrate-binding protein: MTLQRRQFHHLLTASVAASSFLSPVLTHAQTPARVLLRAGDQKGGLQALLDAAGELKNLPYDIKWSEFPAAAPLAEALNANAVDFGPIGDAPLLFTLAAGSRVKAFAASRSDAYGTAVLVAPHSPLKTAADLKGKSIVTNRGSIGHLVTLKALESAGLKVDDVQLRFIPPPDAKLALTQGSVDAWATWEPYTALAETSGHARVLVSGRGLWSGLSFLAATDAALAEKRAALQDFKERVARAQVWSYQNAKPFGQSLARIVGIPADAAQLQFERRATRWQDIDAQVLADQQKTADFYLAAGLIKQRLDVRGTFDTGFNAGKG; this comes from the coding sequence ATGACCCTCCAACGACGCCAGTTTCACCACTTGCTGACCGCCTCGGTCGCCGCCAGTTCGTTCCTCTCGCCTGTGCTGACCCATGCCCAAACACCCGCGCGCGTGCTGTTGCGTGCGGGCGACCAGAAGGGCGGGCTACAGGCCCTGCTCGACGCGGCGGGTGAACTCAAGAATCTGCCCTACGACATCAAATGGAGCGAGTTCCCGGCCGCCGCGCCGCTGGCCGAGGCACTCAATGCCAACGCGGTGGACTTTGGCCCCATCGGCGATGCGCCGCTGCTGTTCACGCTGGCGGCGGGCAGCCGGGTGAAGGCCTTTGCGGCCAGCCGGTCTGACGCGTATGGCACAGCCGTGCTGGTGGCGCCCCATTCGCCGCTCAAGACGGCGGCGGATCTGAAGGGCAAGAGCATTGTCACCAACCGGGGCTCCATCGGCCATCTGGTCACGCTCAAGGCGCTGGAGTCGGCGGGCCTGAAGGTGGACGATGTGCAGCTGCGCTTCATCCCGCCGCCGGACGCCAAGCTCGCCTTGACTCAGGGATCGGTGGACGCCTGGGCGACCTGGGAGCCTTACACGGCACTCGCCGAAACCAGCGGCCATGCGCGGGTTCTGGTCAGTGGCCGGGGTCTGTGGTCCGGCCTGAGTTTTCTGGCCGCCACCGATGCGGCGCTGGCCGAAAAACGCGCTGCACTGCAAGACTTCAAGGAGCGCGTGGCGCGTGCGCAGGTGTGGTCGTACCAGAACGCCAAGCCGTTTGGGCAATCGCTGGCGCGCATCGTGGGCATACCGGCCGATGCCGCACAGCTGCAATTTGAGCGCCGCGCCACCCGCTGGCAGGACATCGACGCCCAGGTGCTGGCGGACCAGCAGAAGACGGCCGACTTTTATCTGGCGGCGGGCCTCATCAAGCAGCGGCTCGATGTGCGGGGCACGTTCGACACCGGGTTCAATGCGGGCAAGGGCTGA
- a CDS encoding acyl-CoA dehydrogenase family protein, with product MNAPLTWGQVARTLAVEFAERAVVHDRDGSFPHANFADLQQAGLLALAAPRTLGGQGASAAQLGEVIGAVGQGCPATALVLTMQYIQQRGMGRPGSPWPQALAQQLVQESQREVSLINALRVEPELGSPARGGLPATVARHTAEGWRISGHKVYSTGAPILRWYVVWARTDEEVPRTGSFLVRADAPGIRIEETWDHLGLRASGSHDVHLQGVLTPHDHALDLRLPQDWARGEPAMLAEMTVMLGALYTGVARAARDWLVQFLRERTPANLGAPLASLPRAQEALGRIEAQLSTNARLIASVAQDLDSGILVPAIDSGLVKTVAMQNAIEAVQAALALSSNHGLARKNPLERHLRDVLCGRVHTPQEDSVHIAAGRRALGL from the coding sequence ATGAATGCGCCGCTGACCTGGGGGCAGGTGGCCCGCACGCTGGCGGTGGAGTTTGCCGAGCGGGCTGTGGTGCATGACCGGGACGGCAGTTTTCCGCATGCCAACTTTGCCGACCTGCAGCAGGCCGGGCTGCTTGCGCTGGCCGCGCCACGCACGCTGGGCGGGCAGGGCGCATCGGCTGCGCAACTGGGCGAGGTGATCGGTGCGGTGGGGCAGGGCTGCCCGGCCACCGCACTGGTGCTGACCATGCAATACATCCAGCAGCGCGGCATGGGACGGCCCGGCTCGCCCTGGCCGCAGGCGCTGGCGCAGCAACTGGTGCAGGAGTCGCAACGCGAGGTATCGCTCATCAACGCGCTGCGGGTGGAGCCCGAGCTGGGCTCGCCCGCGCGCGGCGGCCTGCCCGCCACGGTGGCGCGGCACACGGCCGAGGGCTGGCGCATCAGCGGGCACAAGGTGTATTCGACCGGCGCACCCATCCTGCGTTGGTATGTGGTGTGGGCGCGCACCGATGAGGAGGTGCCGCGCACGGGATCGTTCCTGGTGCGGGCCGATGCGCCCGGAATCCGTATCGAAGAAACCTGGGACCACCTGGGCCTGCGCGCCAGCGGCAGCCACGACGTGCATCTGCAGGGGGTGCTCACGCCGCACGACCACGCGCTGGACCTGCGCCTGCCGCAAGACTGGGCCCGTGGCGAGCCCGCCATGCTGGCCGAGATGACGGTGATGCTGGGCGCGCTCTACACCGGTGTGGCCCGCGCGGCGCGCGACTGGCTGGTGCAGTTTTTGCGCGAGCGCACACCCGCCAACCTCGGCGCGCCGCTGGCCAGCCTGCCCCGCGCACAAGAGGCCTTGGGCCGCATCGAGGCCCAGCTGAGTACCAACGCCCGCCTGATCGCCAGCGTGGCGCAGGACCTGGACAGCGGCATCCTGGTGCCCGCGATAGACAGCGGTTTGGTGAAGACGGTGGCCATGCAGAACGCCATCGAGGCGGTGCAAGCCGCGCTGGCGCTCAGCAGCAACCACGGCCTGGCGCGCAAGAACCCGCTGGAGCGCCACCTGCGCGACGTGTTGTGCGGGCGCGTGCACACGCCGCAGGAGGACAGCGTACACATCGCGGCGGGCCGCCGCGCTCTGGGGTTGTGA
- a CDS encoding class II aldolase/adducin family protein yields the protein MSAVLAPVPTTPARNAQPQRKDWFDAPAARSTVQAERRHRQETLAVAFRLFAQQGFDYGLAGHITARDPEWTDHFWVNPLGVHFSQIKVSDLLLVNAAGEIVVGEGPLNRAAFAIHAALHETRPDIIAAAHTHSTYGKAWAALGRKLDPLTQDACIFYEDHALFDDFTGVVLETDEGFRIGKALGARKAVILQNHGILTAGPSVEAAAWWYIALENACHAQLLAEAAGTPKPIRHEIAQRTHAQIGGPGGAQFAFRSLFDIIVRQQPEVLQ from the coding sequence ATGTCCGCTGTCCTCGCGCCTGTACCCACCACCCCTGCCCGCAACGCCCAACCCCAGCGTAAGGACTGGTTCGATGCGCCCGCAGCGCGCTCCACCGTGCAGGCCGAGCGCCGTCACCGGCAAGAGACGCTGGCCGTGGCGTTCCGGCTGTTTGCGCAGCAGGGTTTTGACTATGGGCTGGCAGGCCACATCACTGCGCGCGACCCAGAGTGGACAGATCACTTCTGGGTGAACCCGCTGGGCGTGCATTTCTCGCAGATCAAGGTGTCTGACCTGCTGCTGGTCAATGCAGCGGGCGAGATCGTGGTGGGCGAGGGGCCGCTGAACCGCGCTGCGTTTGCCATCCACGCCGCACTGCATGAGACACGGCCCGACATCATTGCGGCAGCCCACACGCATTCCACCTACGGCAAGGCCTGGGCCGCGCTGGGCCGCAAGCTCGATCCGCTGACGCAGGACGCGTGCATCTTCTATGAAGACCATGCGCTGTTCGACGACTTCACCGGGGTGGTGTTGGAGACCGATGAGGGTTTCCGTATCGGCAAGGCGCTGGGTGCGCGGAAGGCGGTGATCCTGCAGAACCACGGCATCCTCACGGCTGGGCCCTCGGTGGAGGCCGCTGCGTGGTGGTACATCGCGCTGGAGAACGCCTGCCACGCCCAGTTGCTGGCCGAGGCAGCGGGCACGCCCAAACCCATTCGCCACGAGATCGCGCAGCGCACCCACGCGCAGATCGGCGGGCCGGGCGGCGCGCAGTTTGCCTTCAGAAGCCTGTTCGACATCATCGTGCGGCAGCAGCCTGAGGTGCTGCAATGA